The following coding sequences are from one Danio rerio strain Tuebingen ecotype United States chromosome 21, GRCz12tu, whole genome shotgun sequence window:
- the arsb gene encoding arylsulfatase B: MSVGNLGLCLLCVVLECVSARPPHVVLILADDLGWNDVGFHGSEIKTPHLDRLAAQGVRLDNYYVQPLCTPSRNQLMTGRYQIRTGLQHQIIWPCQPYCVPLDEKLLPQVLRERGYHTHMVGKWHLGMFQKDCLPTHRGFQSFFGYLTGSEDYYTHKRCSLIAPLNVTRCALDLRDGDAVALNYSGRYSTELLTERATHIITQHTPDQPLFLYVALQAVHAPLQVPDRYIAPYSFIQDPHRRRYAGMVSAMDEAVGNITHTLQETGLWDNTVLIFSTDNGGQTLYGGNNWPLRGRKWTLWEGGVRGVAFVSGPLIEKPGAVNRELIHISDWLPTIAGLAGASTNGTKPLDGFDVWQSISAGVASPRVELLHNIDPLYEDSSPCPGGEGVFLEDSLHSSSSSSSSSSSDVSAQFNISIHAAIRHKNWKLLTGYPGCPLWIPPPGGRPVNASEPLKQVMLFDVEKDPEERLEVSHQRPEVVSFLLRRLQLYQNQAQPIHFPPDDPRCDPATTGAWGPWE, from the exons ATGTCTGTGGGGAACCTCGGGCTGTGTCTGCTGTGTGTTGTGCTGGAGTGTGTGTCCGCCAGACCCCCGCATGTGGTGCTCATATTAGCGGATGATCTGGGCTGGAATGATGTGGGTTTCCACGGCTCTGAGATTAAAACTCCTCATCTGGACCGGCTGGCGGCGCAGGGAGTCCGGCTGGACAACTACTACGTTCAGCCGCTTTGCACACCGTCCCGGAACCAGCTGATGACCGGAAGATACCAG atccgCACAGGGCTCCAGCATCAGATCATCTGGCCCTGTCAGCCGTACTGTGTTCCTCTGGATGAGAAGCTCCTGCCGCAGGTCTTGCGCGAGCGAGGGTACCACACACACATGGTGGGCAAGTGGCACCTGGGCATGTTCCAGAAGGACTGTCTGCCCACACACAGAGGCTTCCAGAGCTTCTTCG GTTACCTGACGGGCTCAGAGGATTACTACACACACAAGAGGTGCAGCCTCATCGCTCCTCTGAATGTGACGCGCTGCGCTCTGGACCTGCGGGATGGCGACGCTGTGGCTCTGAACTACAGCGGACGATACTCTACTGAACTGCTGACAGAGAGAGCCACACACATCATCACACAACACACACCTGACCAG ccGCTGTTCCTCTATGTGGCGCTGCAGGCAGTTCACGCACCGCTGCAGGTCCCCGATCGCTACATCGCCCCCTACAGCTTCATCCAGGACCCGCACCGCCGCAGGTACGCTGGAATGGTCTCCGCTATGGACGAGGCTGTgggaaacatcacacacacactgcaggagaCGGGGCTGTGGGACAACACTGTGCTCATCTTCTCCaccg ATAACGGTGGTCAGACGCTCTATGGAGGAAACAACTGGCCTCTGCGTGGCAGGAAGTGGACGCTGTGGGAGGGCGGAGTCAGGGGTGTGGCCTTCGTGAGTGGACCACTCATAGAGAAGCCTGGAGCTGTCAATCGAGAGCTGATTCACATCTCTGATTGGCTGCCTACGATTGCGGGTCTGGCAGGGGCGTCGACCAATGGCACCAAACCTCTGGACGGGTTCGATGTGTGGCAGTCCATCAG tgctGGTGTTGCGTCCCCTCGTGTGGAGCTCCTGCACAACATTGACCCGCTGTATGAGGACTCGTCTCCCT GTCCTGGAGGAGAGGGTGTGTTCCTGGAGGACTCTTTACACTCCTCGTCTTCATCCTCCTCATCTTCATCGTCTGATGTTTCTGCACAGTTCAACATCTCCATTCACGCCGCCATTCGCCACAAGAACTGGAAACTGCTGACGGGTTACCCAG GCTGTCCGCTGTGGATTCCTCCCCCTGGTGGTCGTCCGGTAAACGCGTCGGAGCCGCTGAAGCAGGTGATGCTGTTCGACGTGGAGAAGGATCCTGAGGAGCGGCTGGAGGTGTCGCACCAGCGGCCGGAGGTGGTGTCCTTCCTGCTGCGCCGCCTGCAGCTCTACCAGAACCAGGCCCAACCTATCCACTTCCCCCCCGATGACCCCCGCTGCGACCCGGCCACCACTGGAGCCTGGGGACCCTGGGAGTGA